From Synechococcales cyanobacterium T60_A2020_003:
ATAATAGAGGTCAAATTGCGAGGCAGCGTCGAGCTAAGGATTAATGAGATTGCCTTAAGACTGCTCCATGGCCGACAGAACTTCGCATACACTGTATGGCAGTCTGATGGTGTTCATTTTGGCGAACGGTGAAATATGGTTTTTTGCGAATACAAGCCCGGTTTAGAAGGTATTCCGGCCAAGCAATCCAGCATTAGCTTTGTGGATGGGAAACAAGGGATTTTAGAATATCGCGGCATTCGCATCGAAGATTTGGCGGCCCATAGCCACTTCCTGGAAACGGCCTATTTGCTGATTTGGGGAGAGTTGCCTACAAAGGCGGAGCTTGAAGAATTTGAGCACGATATTCGCTATCACCGTCGCCTCAAGTACAGCATCCGCGACATGATGAAGTGCTTCCCCGAAAGTGGGCATCCCATGGACGCGCTTCAAGCCTGTGCCGCTGCCCTAGGGCTATTCTATTCTCGGCGGGCGTTGGACGATCCGGCCTACATTCGGGCGGCTGTCGTGCGTTTGATTGCTAAGATTCCGACGATGGTGGCGGCGTTTCAACTGATGCGGAAAGGAAACGACCCTGTTCAACCCCGGGACGATCTAGATTACGCCGCTAATTTTCTGTACATGCTGAATGAGCGGGAGCCTGACCCACTTGCAGCGAAGGTATTCGATGTTTGCTTAATGCTCCATGCGGAACACACCATTAATGCGTCTACCTTTTCAGCCATGGTGACTGCCTCTACCCTGACGGATCCCTATGCGGTGGTGGCATCTGCCGTTGGTACCTTAGCGGGCCCCCTCCACGGAGG
This genomic window contains:
- a CDS encoding citrate synthase → MVFCEYKPGLEGIPAKQSSISFVDGKQGILEYRGIRIEDLAAHSHFLETAYLLIWGELPTKAELEEFEHDIRYHRRLKYSIRDMMKCFPESGHPMDALQACAAALGLFYSRRALDDPAYIRAAVVRLIAKIPTMVAAFQLMRKGNDPVQPRDDLDYAANFLYMLNEREPDPLAAKVFDVCLMLHAEHTINASTFSAMVTASTLTDPYAVVASAVGTLAGPLHGGANEEVILMLEEIETVENVAPYLDKCLESKSKIMGFGHRVYKVKDPRATILQQLAEQLFDKFGRDQYYDVALEMERLVEERLSHKGIYPNVDFYSGLVYRKLGIPSDLFTPVFAIARVAGWLAHWREQLRENRIFRPSQIYTGTHNQPYVPLEGREFAHEQARLTEILADTTPS